One window of the Nitrospiraceae bacterium genome contains the following:
- a CDS encoding squalene/phytoene synthase family protein, which produces MHFSPPDQHLLGEVLKRVSRSFYLTLAILPRAVRSQIGLAYLLARAADTIADTGKLENVIRLECLRLLKGQLWGSTADLAQIKKIQAQVLMNQSNPDERRLLEELEGCFRIYQKFSPTDRSQIAQVLAVLIGGMEFDLHHFPQKSEGQAVRALQAIHDFEYYTYAVAGCVGEFWTKMVCSHLPGFRVWDQTCMIPLAIRYGKGLQMVNILRDLPQDLRNGRCYIPTVLLNQVSLSPQQLLDESSAQAFRPLFRKLIQEARDHLDQGWRYTMAIPRLEIRLRLACMWPILIGIRTLQQLSVSPLVLSPNSPIKIARSDVYQIVASTGLTGGCGTVGTAYWGYWRKRII; this is translated from the coding sequence ATGCACTTTTCTCCACCGGATCAACATCTTCTTGGTGAGGTGCTCAAGCGGGTTTCCCGCTCCTTTTATTTAACCCTGGCTATCCTGCCGCGCGCGGTTCGTTCGCAAATTGGTCTGGCCTATTTGTTGGCGAGAGCTGCGGACACGATCGCCGATACGGGAAAACTGGAGAATGTGATCCGGCTGGAATGTTTACGTCTGTTAAAAGGGCAGCTGTGGGGAAGTACCGCCGATTTGGCACAAATCAAAAAAATTCAGGCGCAAGTCCTCATGAACCAGAGTAATCCTGATGAGCGTCGTTTATTGGAAGAATTGGAGGGGTGTTTCCGAATTTACCAAAAATTTAGTCCAACCGACCGGTCTCAGATTGCGCAGGTTCTGGCGGTGCTGATTGGAGGAATGGAATTTGACCTCCACCACTTTCCCCAAAAATCGGAAGGGCAGGCGGTACGCGCCTTACAGGCGATCCATGATTTTGAATATTACACCTATGCGGTTGCAGGATGTGTGGGAGAGTTTTGGACGAAGATGGTGTGCAGCCACCTTCCGGGATTTCGAGTGTGGGATCAGACCTGCATGATTCCTCTTGCTATTCGCTACGGGAAGGGGTTGCAAATGGTCAATATTCTGAGGGATTTGCCACAGGATTTGAGGAATGGGCGGTGTTATATCCCGACAGTGTTGCTGAATCAGGTATCTCTTTCTCCCCAGCAACTGCTCGACGAATCCTCTGCACAGGCGTTTCGCCCCCTCTTCAGAAAATTGATTCAAGAAGCGCGAGATCATTTAGATCAGGGATGGCGCTATACAATGGCCATTCCCCGCCTGGAGATTCGCCTGCGGTTAGCCTGCATGTGGCCGATTTTGATCGGGATCCGTACCTTACAACAGTTGTCGGTGTCTCCGCTTGTGCTAAGTCCGAACTCACCCATCAAAATTGCACGGAGTGATGTCTATCAAATCGTGGCGTCAACCGGACTCACCGGTGGCTGTGGTACTGTGGGTACGGCCTATTGGGGATATTGGAGGAAACGTATTATTTAA
- a CDS encoding (2Fe-2S) ferredoxin domain-containing protein, translated as MSKFTHHIFVCINERPKGDPRGCCAALGSVGLHAFFKKEVERLGLKGIVRANKAGCLDQCEYGPSVVIYPEGVWYWVGQEADVTEIMERHIGKGEIVERLLMPGKNGSLPIVKS; from the coding sequence ATGAGTAAATTCACGCATCATATTTTCGTATGCATCAATGAACGGCCCAAGGGAGATCCACGAGGATGTTGCGCAGCCTTGGGATCCGTCGGATTACATGCTTTCTTTAAAAAAGAAGTCGAGCGCTTAGGATTAAAAGGTATTGTCCGGGCAAACAAAGCCGGATGTTTAGACCAATGTGAGTATGGACCGAGCGTCGTCATCTATCCCGAAGGCGTCTGGTATTGGGTTGGCCAGGAAGCTGATGTCACTGAAATCATGGAGCGACATATCGGTAAGGGGGAAATTGTGGAACGGCTCCTGATGCCAGGGAAAAATGGTTCGTTACCCATTGTCAAATCCTAA
- the ald gene encoding alanine dehydrogenase, with the protein MVIGVPKEIKDHEFRVALTPHGVRELCDRGHRVVIQQGAGEGSGFSDDLYQQAGAVLAQTMEATYGEAQLIVKVKEPQSEEWSFLRQDHVVFTYLHLAASKALTEALLTIGCAAIAYETTEDATGQFPLLRPMSEIAGRMSVQIGAHYLEKQRGGSGVLLGGVPGVPPGEVVVVGSGVVGTSAVKIAVGMGASVTVLSLDLWQLRMLEDHYPGRLATVASTQSMIHHFLARADLVIGAVYLPAARTPRVITRDMISDMKSGSVIVDVSVDQGGCAETTRPTTHSDPVYVIDEVLHYAVANIPGIVPYTSTLALTNATLPFIVQLVEEGLEGSLRNHPGLRNGLNVFHGRVTCQAVADAHGLPYEPFPS; encoded by the coding sequence ATGGTGATTGGGGTCCCAAAAGAAATTAAGGATCATGAATTTCGTGTGGCATTGACTCCTCATGGCGTAAGGGAATTATGTGATCGGGGACATCGGGTCGTCATTCAACAGGGAGCCGGGGAGGGGAGTGGGTTCAGTGATGACCTCTATCAGCAAGCCGGTGCAGTCCTGGCCCAAACGATGGAAGCCACGTATGGAGAGGCCCAGCTTATTGTGAAGGTCAAGGAACCGCAGTCCGAAGAGTGGAGTTTTCTGAGGCAAGATCATGTGGTCTTTACTTACTTGCATCTGGCGGCTTCCAAAGCCTTGACAGAGGCTTTGCTGACGATCGGGTGCGCAGCCATTGCCTACGAAACGACCGAAGATGCAACGGGACAATTTCCGCTCTTGCGTCCCATGAGTGAAATTGCCGGACGAATGTCGGTGCAAATTGGGGCACATTATTTGGAAAAGCAACGCGGAGGTTCCGGAGTCTTGTTAGGTGGAGTGCCCGGAGTTCCGCCAGGAGAGGTCGTGGTCGTGGGTTCGGGTGTCGTGGGAACCTCTGCCGTCAAGATTGCGGTGGGGATGGGAGCTAGCGTCACGGTGTTAAGTCTGGATCTATGGCAGTTACGCATGTTGGAAGACCATTATCCCGGTCGTCTCGCCACAGTGGCTTCCACCCAGTCCATGATTCACCACTTTCTCGCCCGTGCAGATCTTGTGATTGGAGCCGTGTATCTTCCTGCGGCACGAACGCCCCGGGTGATCACGAGAGACATGATTTCTGACATGAAATCGGGATCAGTGATAGTCGATGTATCGGTTGATCAGGGTGGGTGTGCGGAGACGACACGTCCGACCACACATAGTGATCCGGTCTATGTCATTGATGAAGTCCTGCATTATGCCGTCGCAAATATTCCTGGAATTGTGCCCTATACATCGACTTTAGCCTTGACCAACGCCACGCTACCTTTTATAGTCCAGCTGGTCGAAGAAGGGTTGGAAGGTTCCCTGCGCAACCATCCTGGCTTACGAAATGGATTGAACGTGTTCCATGGTCGTGTGACATGCCAAGCCGTTGCTGATGCCCATGGATTACCGTATGAGCCTTTTCCTTCTTGA
- a CDS encoding rhodanese-like domain-containing protein, whose protein sequence is MDSLGFIGGGIGLCLASVALWSVRRLHQELIRLKSEQYNLERKVGTLSGKIEAVVEPLRIQTALLARGQRVSDTLIRNGLLYHEISGADAAQLLASSSGSSKVFVLDVRTKAEFAKQRIPGATLIPVEDLETRYQAELPLESDKILVYCAGGDRSRLASDFLSRHNYPNIYLLKNGLQGWTGPLEGDSSGALIQILSKSRVSSPSVE, encoded by the coding sequence ATGGATAGCCTAGGATTCATTGGCGGGGGGATCGGTCTATGTCTCGCGAGTGTGGCGCTCTGGTCCGTTCGGCGACTCCATCAGGAGCTTATACGCCTGAAAAGTGAGCAATATAACCTGGAGCGGAAGGTTGGCACGCTTTCTGGAAAAATTGAAGCGGTCGTAGAGCCTTTACGCATCCAGACGGCACTCTTGGCTCGAGGTCAGCGCGTCTCCGATACGCTGATTAGAAATGGCCTCTTGTATCACGAGATTTCCGGCGCGGATGCAGCTCAACTGCTGGCGTCATCTTCGGGTTCATCGAAAGTCTTCGTGTTGGATGTCCGCACCAAAGCCGAATTTGCCAAACAGCGAATTCCGGGAGCGACATTAATTCCCGTTGAGGATTTAGAGACGCGGTACCAGGCGGAACTTCCGCTTGAATCTGATAAAATCCTGGTGTATTGCGCAGGTGGTGATCGGAGCCGTCTTGCCTCCGATTTTCTGAGTCGACATAATTATCCCAATATTTATCTTCTGAAAAATGGATTACAAGGGTGGACGGGCCCCCTCGAAGGGGATTCAAGTGGAGCCCTCATTCAAATATTGTCTAAATCACGGGTGTCTTCACCTTCTGTTGAATAG
- the mazG gene encoding nucleoside triphosphate pyrophosphohydrolase translates to MNESSPDTFPSASPATCVSDLLAIMSRLRGPDGCPWDREQTSQSLKPHLLEETYEVLEAIDAGKPSALKEELGDLLLQIMFHTQIASEQNQFSFHDVANGLADKLIRRHPHVFQQTSDASPVTTAQDVSRQWDQLKQQEQATQPGPQSLLQGIPKIAPALQRAFQVQKRASRAGFDWEAIEPALEKFKEELNELYAAAAESISSSSEGTLQPENPTVQSTIEEELGDVFFALVNVSRFLRVNPEEALRRATNKFISRFHFVESQAALEGKELRDYTLPQLDKWWDAAKHLERQAPQITESIEGATT, encoded by the coding sequence ATGAATGAATCATCTCCGGATACTTTTCCCTCTGCTTCTCCGGCAACATGTGTGTCGGATTTATTGGCGATCATGTCCAGATTGCGTGGACCCGACGGCTGCCCTTGGGACCGTGAACAAACGAGCCAGTCCCTCAAACCTCATCTTCTTGAGGAAACGTATGAGGTACTGGAAGCCATAGATGCCGGGAAGCCTTCCGCTCTCAAGGAGGAATTGGGAGATCTTTTGCTTCAGATCATGTTTCACACACAAATTGCCTCAGAACAGAATCAATTTTCATTTCATGACGTGGCCAACGGGTTAGCCGATAAATTGATTCGACGTCACCCCCATGTTTTTCAACAAACCTCCGATGCTTCACCTGTCACAACAGCCCAAGATGTGAGCCGGCAATGGGATCAACTCAAACAACAAGAACAAGCCACGCAACCGGGACCTCAATCGCTTTTGCAAGGGATTCCCAAAATCGCTCCAGCCCTTCAGCGTGCCTTTCAGGTCCAAAAACGCGCCTCTCGCGCAGGATTTGATTGGGAGGCCATTGAGCCGGCCTTGGAGAAATTCAAAGAAGAATTGAATGAATTATATGCTGCCGCGGCGGAAAGTATTTCATCGTCTTCGGAAGGGACGCTTCAACCAGAAAACCCGACGGTTCAAAGCACCATTGAAGAAGAGTTGGGGGACGTGTTCTTTGCGTTAGTCAATGTCTCCCGGTTCCTTCGAGTCAATCCTGAAGAGGCCTTACGCCGTGCCACCAATAAATTTATCTCCAGGTTTCATTTCGTTGAATCACAAGCTGCGTTGGAAGGGAAGGAGCTTCGCGACTATACGCTTCCGCAACTCGACAAATGGTGGGACGCGGCTAAACATCTGGAGCGTCAAGCCCCGCAGATTACCGAAAGCATCGAAGGAGCCACAACGTGA
- a CDS encoding DUF1844 domain-containing protein, which produces MSEEEPGFVIRDKRGRSEPQASPPPPPPESSMAQPRSSAESSHAPHPPLSFSSFVFSLGTSSLMLMGESLDPQQPAPPMNLPQAKEIVDILSLLEEKTKGNLTSEEASVLGDMLYTLRMKYVSVTSGKGSTVSP; this is translated from the coding sequence ATGAGCGAAGAAGAACCAGGGTTTGTGATTCGGGATAAACGCGGGCGATCGGAGCCACAGGCTTCTCCTCCTCCACCACCGCCAGAGTCTTCAATGGCGCAACCCCGTTCTTCGGCAGAATCATCCCATGCGCCTCATCCTCCCTTGTCATTTTCCTCGTTTGTGTTTTCCCTCGGAACCTCTTCTCTCATGCTAATGGGAGAGTCTTTGGATCCTCAACAGCCCGCACCGCCCATGAATCTCCCCCAAGCCAAGGAAATTGTAGATATTTTATCTTTGCTGGAAGAGAAGACCAAAGGAAACCTTACGTCTGAAGAAGCGTCCGTCTTAGGAGACATGCTCTATACCCTGCGGATGAAATATGTCAGCGTCACGTCAGGGAAGGGCAGTACGGTTTCTCCCTAA
- a CDS encoding HAMP domain-containing protein → MLLPCLALTLYYARYGLSGPLQPDSILPSPSYALVLFLVYLDSVGLVALTLLLSRNLIRAFFEKRHKLLGKGFRSKLVAAFIGFALIPTVLLALVASGVISEVIDVWFNDQIMQVLRDSEEVAHLYQEERESLTADTARAISKEIFREDILKPEHRELLRAIMARMQQEYHLAGVEVFSPKMETLARMMDPKLSDAVLSLPVGQLVLHVLDTGQPMSSAQEAPVGKLIRAAAPIRGNGQTDRVFGVVVVSSYVPEVLVMKMDGIAKQFEEYRQIISMKNPIKGGAYLFVAVVTVLILFGATWFGFYVARGITVPIQRLAEGTEAVAKGNLDVNIDVKATDEIGTLVQSFNRMTADLRTSKSSLEEVNMSLVRSNVEIDQRRAYTEAVVETIAAGVLSIDMAGLISTFNPSAERIIGVKGDDLRGRPVHDAFKSFNLQLFQKAYDQMLQEQTESVSMDGQMETPNGRLLTVGLNISRMQNEAGLDLGFVFVFEDRTEFIKAQKTAAWQEVAQRIAHEIKNPLTPIQLSAQRLRKKYAEKSTGFDEIFDQATGVIISEVTRLKGMVDEFSKYARMPLPQMRKASLHDIIEKVISLYTGAHRDIEFIVEFDEDLPALNCDPEQMHRVLVNLFDNAIQAMNDHGRLWVTTVCDWRRHRAVVRVADEGMGIQPDDHKMLFVPYFSKKRTGTGLGLAIVHRIISDHNGTIHAENHHPKGALFTFELPL, encoded by the coding sequence TTGTTGCTGCCCTGCCTGGCCCTCACCCTCTATTACGCCCGGTACGGCTTATCAGGACCTCTGCAACCGGATTCGATACTTCCAAGTCCCAGCTATGCCCTGGTGCTTTTTCTGGTGTACCTGGATAGCGTGGGGTTGGTGGCGCTCACCCTTCTGTTGTCTCGAAATCTCATTCGGGCCTTTTTCGAAAAGCGTCACAAGCTGTTGGGGAAGGGGTTCCGGTCAAAGTTGGTCGCGGCCTTTATCGGCTTTGCCCTGATTCCCACGGTGCTGCTGGCCCTGGTGGCCAGCGGGGTCATCAGTGAAGTCATCGACGTGTGGTTTAATGATCAGATTATGCAGGTCTTGCGGGACTCGGAAGAAGTCGCCCACCTTTATCAAGAGGAACGAGAGTCCTTAACAGCGGATACGGCGCGCGCCATTAGCAAGGAAATTTTTCGGGAAGATATATTGAAACCGGAACACCGGGAATTATTGAGAGCCATCATGGCGCGCATGCAACAGGAATATCATTTGGCGGGCGTGGAGGTCTTTTCGCCGAAAATGGAAACCTTAGCCCGCATGATGGATCCTAAGTTGTCTGATGCGGTACTGAGCCTCCCCGTGGGGCAATTGGTGCTCCATGTCCTGGATACGGGGCAGCCCATGTCTTCGGCCCAGGAAGCTCCCGTGGGGAAACTTATTCGGGCAGCGGCGCCGATCCGTGGAAATGGACAAACTGACCGAGTGTTTGGCGTGGTCGTGGTGTCGTCCTATGTGCCGGAAGTACTGGTAATGAAAATGGATGGGATTGCCAAACAATTTGAGGAATACCGGCAGATCATCTCCATGAAAAATCCGATCAAGGGTGGAGCCTATTTGTTTGTGGCCGTCGTAACCGTGCTGATTTTATTTGGCGCCACCTGGTTTGGGTTTTATGTGGCTAGAGGAATTACGGTTCCCATTCAACGATTGGCCGAAGGAACCGAAGCGGTGGCCAAGGGTAATTTAGATGTGAATATCGACGTGAAGGCCACGGATGAAATCGGAACCTTGGTCCAGTCGTTTAATCGCATGACGGCCGATCTGCGCACCAGTAAATCCAGCTTGGAAGAAGTGAATATGTCGCTCGTACGATCCAATGTGGAAATCGATCAACGTCGGGCCTACACCGAAGCGGTGGTGGAAACCATTGCCGCCGGAGTGTTATCGATCGATATGGCCGGTCTGATTTCCACGTTTAACCCTTCGGCTGAACGGATTATTGGAGTGAAGGGGGACGACTTGCGTGGACGACCCGTTCATGACGCGTTCAAGTCCTTCAATCTGCAATTATTTCAGAAAGCCTATGACCAGATGCTCCAGGAACAGACGGAGAGTGTGTCTATGGATGGCCAGATGGAAACACCCAATGGCCGGCTCTTGACCGTAGGCCTCAATATTTCCAGAATGCAGAACGAGGCCGGTTTGGACCTGGGTTTTGTGTTTGTGTTTGAAGATCGGACGGAATTCATTAAGGCGCAAAAAACGGCCGCCTGGCAGGAGGTGGCGCAACGCATTGCTCATGAAATTAAGAATCCCCTAACCCCGATTCAATTGTCGGCCCAGCGGTTGCGAAAAAAATATGCCGAAAAGTCGACAGGATTTGATGAAATATTCGATCAAGCCACCGGCGTTATTATTAGCGAAGTCACCCGGTTGAAAGGGATGGTCGATGAGTTTTCAAAATATGCCAGAATGCCCCTTCCCCAGATGCGGAAAGCTTCCCTGCATGACATTATCGAGAAAGTGATTTCCCTCTACACGGGGGCGCATCGTGACATTGAATTCATTGTGGAATTTGATGAAGACCTTCCGGCATTGAATTGTGATCCGGAGCAGATGCACCGGGTGTTGGTTAATTTGTTTGATAACGCGATCCAGGCCATGAATGATCACGGCCGCCTCTGGGTGACGACGGTCTGCGATTGGCGGCGGCATCGGGCCGTGGTCAGGGTGGCGGATGAAGGGATGGGTATTCAGCCCGATGATCACAAAATGTTGTTCGTGCCGTATTTTTCCAAAAAGCGGACGGGAACAGGGTTGGGATTAGCCATTGTGCATCGTATAATCTCCGATCACAATGGGACAATTCATGCAGAGAATCATCATCCAAAGGGTGCGTTATTTACATTCGAATTGCCGTTGTAG
- a CDS encoding sigma-54-dependent Fis family transcriptional regulator yields MAETICLIDDEPAILNTLSSILEDEGYQVLVAKSGLEALKLVRSEVPDLVILDIWMPEMDGLETLKRLRTQFPNILVVMMSGHGSIETAVKSTKLGAYDYLEKPLDLEKVTILVRNALHQRKLEEENLNLRIQVERRFELVGSSPSMERLRELIAMAAPANSRVLISGANGTGKELVARAIHLQSPRHNRSFVEINCAAIPETLIESELFGHEKGAFSGASSMKRGKFELADGGTLFLDEIGDMSLATQAKVLRALQEQQFTRVGGTKLINVQVRVIAASNKDLAEEIGKGTFREDLYYRLNVLPIVVPTLKERRDDIPELAQHFLRLHSEEQGMKPKEFSPQGMEALQRHDWPGNIRELRNLIERLLIMVPKPIIDAADVEMFLQGRAPSGVPSLAVGTNYDSLREARNAFEREVISLKLRENNWNVSKTADELKIERSHLHRKIKLLHVELRPEH; encoded by the coding sequence GTGGCCGAGACCATTTGCCTGATTGATGACGAACCAGCCATTCTTAATACCTTAAGTAGCATTCTTGAAGATGAAGGCTACCAGGTGTTGGTGGCCAAGAGCGGCCTTGAGGCGCTTAAGCTGGTCCGAAGTGAAGTGCCGGATTTAGTCATTTTGGATATCTGGATGCCGGAGATGGATGGGCTGGAGACATTGAAACGATTGCGCACTCAGTTTCCCAACATCCTGGTCGTGATGATGTCGGGGCATGGGTCCATTGAAACCGCCGTCAAATCCACAAAATTAGGTGCCTATGATTATTTGGAAAAGCCCCTCGATTTGGAAAAAGTCACCATCTTAGTGCGCAATGCGTTGCACCAACGCAAGCTGGAAGAGGAAAACCTGAATCTTAGAATTCAGGTGGAGCGACGATTTGAACTGGTGGGCTCTTCTCCTTCTATGGAGCGGCTTCGCGAACTGATCGCGATGGCGGCTCCAGCTAATAGTCGTGTCTTGATTTCCGGGGCAAACGGGACAGGGAAAGAACTGGTGGCGCGCGCGATCCATTTGCAAAGCCCCCGGCATAATCGCTCCTTTGTGGAAATCAATTGTGCGGCGATTCCGGAAACGTTAATCGAGAGTGAATTATTCGGTCATGAAAAAGGGGCCTTCAGTGGCGCCAGCTCTATGAAACGTGGCAAGTTCGAGCTGGCGGACGGAGGAACCCTGTTTCTAGATGAAATTGGGGACATGAGTCTGGCCACGCAGGCCAAAGTGTTGCGTGCCCTTCAGGAGCAACAATTTACACGGGTGGGTGGAACAAAACTCATCAATGTCCAGGTCCGGGTCATTGCGGCATCCAATAAAGATCTGGCGGAAGAGATTGGAAAAGGGACCTTTCGTGAAGATCTGTATTACCGGTTAAATGTATTGCCGATTGTGGTTCCGACACTCAAGGAGCGTCGGGACGATATCCCTGAACTGGCGCAGCATTTTTTGCGACTGCATTCCGAAGAGCAGGGCATGAAACCAAAAGAGTTTAGTCCACAAGGCATGGAGGCGTTGCAGCGGCATGATTGGCCGGGCAATATTCGCGAACTCCGGAATTTGATTGAACGCTTACTAATAATGGTGCCGAAGCCAATCATTGATGCGGCGGATGTAGAGATGTTCCTTCAGGGCCGGGCGCCAAGCGGAGTACCTTCCCTGGCCGTGGGCACCAACTACGATTCGCTCCGGGAAGCCCGCAATGCGTTTGAGCGGGAAGTCATTTCTCTAAAACTCAGGGAAAATAATTGGAATGTTTCCAAGACCGCCGATGAATTGAAAATCGAGCGGAGTCATTTACACAGAAAGATCAAGTTACTTCATGTTGAACTCCGGCCCGAACATTAA
- the rlmD gene encoding 23S rRNA (uracil(1939)-C(5))-methyltransferase RlmD: protein MLNSGPNIKPRRTPSPTSTETLSPGSSHPLHIEKLVAGGFGLGRVDGQVVLCGGGIPGEALQVEILSRRKGVSQGKILQVQDPAESRVVPLCPVVGRCGGCQLQHIQYEEQLSQKRLILEDTLRRIGKISDVLISPVIPSPKPYGYRQVLRMGIGEGPDGLFLGFFESGTQQLLPVDTCFLVDDRLRSVMDSVRSSLRSLVIEGMNLESVEIRWSRLEGGGLLVFRGRAVTKEHVERLMHACSEIDNIKGLIYERADAPEHDSRRRVRHEPIVRGADHVWEAFRGLRLKMGFRSFMQANWDVFQLLGKMVEEWLGNLKGQRILELYAGTGPLGLSLSSQGAQVTCVEGNPFAIHDARESLRMNAITGCRVRISSVESYLMTVKSGAYDVIVLDPPRAGLNPTIIDRLGILQVPKLFYLSCDAPSLARDIKSLCEKGYTVQRMQPFDMFPQTAHLETLVELTLSATEPNHGE from the coding sequence ATGTTGAACTCCGGCCCGAACATTAAGCCTCGCAGGACTCCTTCTCCCACTTCTACTGAAACGTTGTCTCCCGGATCTTCCCATCCCCTCCACATTGAAAAATTGGTGGCCGGCGGATTCGGTCTCGGACGAGTGGATGGTCAGGTGGTGTTGTGTGGCGGCGGCATTCCCGGTGAAGCCCTTCAGGTGGAGATTCTCAGTCGGCGAAAAGGCGTGAGCCAGGGGAAAATTCTCCAGGTCCAAGATCCGGCTGAGAGCCGTGTTGTTCCCCTCTGCCCGGTCGTCGGGCGATGTGGAGGATGCCAGCTTCAACATATCCAGTATGAAGAACAACTTTCTCAAAAACGATTGATTCTGGAAGATACCCTTCGTCGGATTGGAAAAATTTCCGATGTGCTGATTTCTCCGGTGATCCCGTCCCCAAAGCCCTATGGCTATCGGCAAGTTCTTCGAATGGGAATTGGAGAGGGGCCCGACGGATTATTTCTGGGTTTTTTTGAATCTGGAACTCAACAACTGCTCCCGGTTGATACGTGTTTTTTGGTGGACGACAGGTTGCGATCGGTGATGGACTCTGTCCGGTCCAGCCTTCGCTCTTTGGTCATTGAGGGAATGAATTTAGAGAGTGTGGAAATCCGATGGTCCCGGCTGGAGGGGGGCGGTCTGTTGGTATTCCGCGGCCGCGCCGTGACCAAAGAACACGTCGAACGTCTGATGCATGCCTGCTCTGAGATCGACAACATCAAGGGGTTGATTTATGAGCGTGCGGATGCGCCGGAACATGATTCGAGGCGTCGCGTGCGGCATGAGCCGATTGTGAGGGGAGCGGATCATGTATGGGAAGCCTTTAGAGGGTTGCGCTTGAAAATGGGGTTTCGATCATTCATGCAGGCCAACTGGGACGTCTTTCAATTATTGGGGAAGATGGTTGAGGAATGGCTGGGAAACCTGAAAGGGCAACGGATTTTGGAGTTGTATGCTGGAACCGGCCCCCTGGGTCTCAGCCTTTCGAGTCAGGGCGCTCAGGTCACCTGTGTGGAAGGGAATCCGTTTGCCATCCATGATGCCCGTGAGTCGTTGCGCATGAATGCGATTACAGGGTGCCGTGTGCGAATCAGTTCAGTCGAATCCTATCTCATGACTGTCAAATCCGGCGCCTACGATGTTATTGTTCTGGACCCTCCACGTGCGGGGCTCAATCCAACAATTATAGACCGCTTGGGAATCTTGCAAGTCCCGAAACTGTTCTATCTTTCTTGCGATGCCCCGTCATTGGCCCGGGATATCAAATCGTTATGTGAAAAAGGCTATACCGTTCAGCGCATGCAACCATTTGATATGTTTCCCCAGACGGCACACCTTGAAACATTGGTCGAGTTGACGCTTTCAGCAACTGAACCGAACCACGGAGAGTAA
- a CDS encoding phosphoribosylformylglycinamidine cyclo-ligase has product MATYREAGVDIQRGDDFVKRIGPMVRSTFRPEVMGDIGGFGGLFRFPSDRYREPILVSGTDGVGTKVKMATLMNRHDSIGIDLVAMCVNDIIVSGAEPLFFLDYLATGHLEVEVGEAIIQGIAEGCRQAGCALIGGETAEMPSCYPQGEYDLAGFAVGVVERSEMLGPEKIKHGDVLIGVGSSGLHSNGYSLARKVALELKEWSPETRVPGLPGTVGEALLKPTLIYVKLVKTLLSRSRLHGLAHITGGGITGNVPRVIPESCQAVIDRRTWVPLPLFTVLQEAGAIDQEEMFRVFNMGIGLVVVGPPEEANRILNIIQEEGMTGCVIGEVRDRPSSEPKLSYSH; this is encoded by the coding sequence ATGGCCACCTATCGAGAAGCGGGAGTTGATATTCAACGAGGCGATGATTTTGTCAAACGAATCGGCCCCATGGTGCGCTCCACCTTCCGTCCTGAAGTCATGGGAGACATTGGCGGGTTCGGCGGTCTCTTTCGGTTTCCTTCCGACCGCTATCGTGAGCCGATTCTGGTGTCCGGGACGGATGGCGTCGGGACCAAGGTCAAGATGGCCACCTTAATGAATCGACATGATTCGATCGGGATTGATTTGGTCGCGATGTGCGTCAACGATATTATTGTGAGCGGTGCGGAGCCGCTCTTTTTTCTGGATTATCTCGCGACGGGTCATCTTGAAGTGGAAGTCGGAGAAGCGATTATTCAGGGAATTGCCGAGGGATGCCGGCAAGCCGGGTGTGCTTTGATCGGTGGAGAAACCGCAGAAATGCCCTCATGTTACCCGCAGGGCGAATACGATCTGGCCGGTTTTGCGGTAGGGGTGGTGGAACGGTCGGAGATGTTGGGCCCGGAAAAAATTAAACACGGGGATGTGTTGATTGGGGTCGGGTCGAGCGGGCTTCATAGTAATGGATACTCCCTGGCGCGGAAAGTCGCTCTTGAGCTGAAAGAGTGGTCTCCGGAGACCAGGGTACCCGGGTTGCCGGGCACCGTCGGGGAGGCGTTACTCAAGCCGACGCTTATTTATGTGAAACTGGTCAAGACCTTGCTGTCCAGGAGCCGATTACACGGCCTGGCACACATCACCGGTGGTGGAATTACCGGGAATGTGCCACGGGTCATTCCCGAGTCCTGCCAAGCGGTCATCGATCGACGCACGTGGGTGCCACTCCCGTTGTTTACGGTTCTTCAGGAAGCAGGAGCCATTGATCAAGAGGAAATGTTTCGTGTGTTTAACATGGGAATCGGTCTGGTTGTGGTGGGGCCCCCTGAGGAAGCCAATCGGATATTGAACATTATTCAGGAAGAAGGGATGACGGGCTGTGTCATTGGAGAGGTTCGAGATCGCCCGTCTTCTGAGCCAAAGCTTTCCTATTCGCATTAG